In a genomic window of Narcine bancroftii isolate sNarBan1 chromosome 7, sNarBan1.hap1, whole genome shotgun sequence:
- the LOC138739722 gene encoding uncharacterized protein, translated as MFGKGGQRKINDSHKQEVKKPTKVPQQSQSSKLILHASVLEATADGNHIKCNPKVINKKKKTGKENIIAKKKQSSPTNDQHLYDSTPINERQSKETNNSKQREDAAVKDGKEVLKYDMKTKEENISNVRRAGHSQMDKRIKSKGVNVHKSMPSFPFKDELDKKEKQEEQIKPKFVPDERQVWGDLERNANAEMRTKNKLQKKILRVVNKRTERTIIDDKSLKEGTSIKEKKRKEIEEQKTANRTASRDEKATGAEKNSEFNQEQPKERKTIDKTISEGKAQEMGHDDVGEIYKQSHATDQNLKEGGEGSIPLASREESETQQEGEEGGEDRDDGADQYTDANGNVGSKAGDIRVYKEDVEIDGDEETARMNKEDEEEEENESRVDEKEEKVKSSDDQDKDECREADEVEESKIRGEEENEGTENEEEGQSGANKEENRAKNRTKYDEGTVNERNKKEENKKEDENGEEESGGEEEDEEEEESDGEGEDESGGESGGEEEEDESGEEEEEEDESGEEESGGEEEEDESGGGEEEDESGEEEEEDKSSEEKIGSEEEEEDESGGEESGGEEEGDESGGGEEEDKNGGDEEEEEGDESGGEEEEEEEESGEEEEEEEDESGEEEEEEESGEEEEEEDESGEEEEEEDESGEEEEEEDESGEEEEEEESGEEVEEEDESGEEEEEEDESGEEEEEEDESGEEEEEEESGEEVEEEDESGEEEEEEDESVEEEEEEDESGEEEEEEDECGEEEEEEDESGEEEEEEDESGEEEEEEDESGEEEEEEDESGEEEEEEDESVEEEEEEESGEEVEEEDESNEEEAENGEEVDGKENDKSRKKEGEEGESREEEGEVEVESGEEEGEEEGESREGEEEGESGEEEGEEEGESGEEEGEGEGESREEEGEGEGESGEEEGEGEGESGEEEGEGEGERGEEGEEEVEVKEKVVGGEEEGEGGRERESEIGKYESTRRKIEDEERACLEEKSDGKNFEQSKKMEGRCRYRGNWVDGEDENYVENVDEKVAVAEDEKADRSERRNERINVNKIEDDIRGNDERQKTKTKRTIVLKEHTSGKQKRKEKPSIKKEESNSKKFWNNVLPHYLTLK; from the exons ATGTTTGGTAAGGGTGGACAAAGAAAGATTAATGACAGTCATAAGCAGGAAGTTAAAAAGCCCACAAAAGTTCCTCAGCAGAGTCAGTCTTCAAAACTAATTCTGCACGCAAGTGTACTTGAGGCAACGGCAGATGGAAACCACATCAAATGTAATCCCAAAGttattaacaaaaagaaaaaaactggCAAAGAAAATATAATAGCCAAAAAGAAACAGTCTTCACCAACAAATGACCAACACTTATATGATAGCACTCCAATAAATGAAAGGCAAAGCAAGGAAACAAATAATTCAAAACAAAGAGAAGATGCAGCAGTGAAGGATGGAAAAGAAGTATTAAAATATGACATGAAAACCAAAGAAGAAAACATTAGCAATGTCAGAAGAGCTGGGCATAGTCAGATGGACAAAAGAATTAAAAGTAAGGgtgtaaatgttcataaatcaatgCCATCTTTTCCTTTCAAAGATGAGTTAGATaaaaaagagaaacaagaagaaCAAATTAAACCTAAGTTTGTGCCTGATGAAAGGCAAGTATGGGGTGATTTAGAACGAAATGCAAATGCAGAaatgagaacaaaaaataaattgcaaaaaaaaattctgagagtTGTCAACAAAAGAACTGAAAGGACCATTATAGATGATAAATCATTAAAAGAAGGTACAAGtatcaaagaaaagaaaagaaaagaaattgaaGAACAGAAGACTGCAAACAGAACGGCTTCCAGAGATGAAAAGGCTACTGGAGCTGAGAAAAATAGTGAATTTAATCAGGAACAACCCAaggagagaaaaaccattgatAAAACTATAAGTGAGGGTAAGGCTCAAGAAATGGGACATGATGATGTTGGGGAAATTTATAAACAAAGTCATGCAACTGATCAAAACTtgaaagaaggtggggagggtagTATACCTTTAGCATCAAGGGAAGAAAGTGAAACACAACAAgaaggtgaggaaggaggtgaggATAGAGATGATGGAGCAGACCAGTATACAGATGCAAATGGTAATGTGGGAAGCAAGGCCGGAGACATTAGAGTTTATAAAGAGGATGTGGAaatagatggagatgaggaaactgCTAGGATGAATAAAGAggatgaagaggaggaggaaaatgAGAGCAGAGTAGATGAGAAAGAGGAAAAAGTCAAGAGCAGTGATGATCAAGACAAAGATGAAtgcagggaagctgatgaagtggaagaaagtaAAATCAGGGGAGAAGAGGAAAATGAGGGCACGGAAAATGAAGAGGAAGGTCAGAGTGGGGCAAACAAAGAGGAAAATAGAGCCAAAAATAGGACCAAGTATGATGAAGGAACTGTTAATGAAagaaacaagaaggaagaaaataaaaaggaGGATGAGAATGGTGAAGAGGAGAGTGGTGgtgaggaggaggatgaggaggaagaggagagtgatggtgagggGGAGGATGAGAGTGGTGGTGAGAGTGGtggtgaggaggaggaagatgagagtggtgaagaggaggaggaggaagatgagaGTGGTGAGGAGGAGAGtggaggtgaggaggaggaggatgagagTGGCGGTGGTGAGGAGGAAGATGAGAGtggtgaagaggaggaggaagataagAGTAGTGAAGAGAAGATTggtagtgaggaggaggaggaagatgagaGTGGTGGTGAGGAGAGTGGAGGTGAGGAGGAGGGAGATGAGAGTGGTGGAGGTGAGGAGGAAGATAAGAATGGTggtgatgaggaggaggaggagggagatgaGAGTGGT ggtgaggaggaggaagaagaggaagagagtggtgaagaggaggaggaagaagaagatgagagtggggaagaggaggaagaagaagagagtggggaagaggaggaagaagaagatgagagtggtgaagaggaggaagaagaagatgagagtggggaagaggaggaagaagaagatgagagtggtgaagaggaggaagaagaagagagtggggaagaggtggaagaagaagatgagagtggggaagaggaggaagaagaagatgagagtggggaagaggaggaagaagaagatgagagtggtgaagaggaggaagaagaagagagtggggaagaggtggaagaagaagatgagagtggggaagaggaggaagaagaagatgagagtgttgaagaggaggaagaagaagatgagagtggggaagaggaggaagaagaagatgagtgtggggaagaggaggaagaagaagatgagagtggggaagaggaggaagaagaagatgagagtggggaagaggaggaagaagaagatgagagtggggaagaggaggaagaagaagatgagagtggggaagaggaggaagaagaagatgagagtgttgaagaggaggaagaagaagagagtggggaagaggtggaggaggaagaTGAGAGTAATGAGGAGGAGGCAGAGAATGGTGAAGAAGTGGATGGAAAAGAGAATGACAAAAGCAGGAAAAAGGAGGGTGAAGAGGGTGAGAGCAGGGAAGAAGAGGGTGAAGTGGAAGTTGAGAGTGGCGAAGAGGAGGGCGAAGAGGAAGGTGAGAGCAGGGAAGGTGAAGAGGAAGGTGAGAGTGGCGAAGAGGAGGGTGAAGAGGAAGGTGAGAGCGGGGAAGAGGAAGGCGAAGGGGAAGGTGAGAGCAGGGAAGAGGAGGGCGAAGGGGAAGGTGAGAGCGGGGAAGAGGAGGGCGAAGGGGAAGGTGAGAGCGGGGAAGAGgagggtgagggagaaggtgagaggggagaggaaggggaagaagaggtggaagtgaaagagaaagttgtgggtggtgaggaggaaggtgaagggggtagagaaagggaaagtgaaattgggaaatatgaaAGTACTAGAAGAAAAATTGAAGACGAGGAAAGAGCATGTTTAGAAGAGAAATCTGATGGAAAGAATTTTGAACAAAGCAAGAAAATGGAAGGAAGATGTAGATatagagggaactgggtggatgGTGAAGATGAAAATTATGTAGAAAATGTGGATGAAAAGGTTGCTGTTGCAGAGGATGAGAAGGCTGACAGAAGTGAAAGAAGAAATGAAAGGATAaatgtgaataaaattgaagatGACATAAGGGGCAATGATGAGAGACAGAAAACAAAAACTAAAAGAACAATTGTTTTGAAAGAGCATACTAGTGGAaaacaaaaaaggaaagaaaagccaaGTATAAAGAAAGAGGAATCTAACTCCAAGAAATTTTGGAATAATGTGCTACCTCATTATTTAAcgctgaaataa